Proteins encoded within one genomic window of Methanothrix harundinacea 6Ac:
- a CDS encoding adenosylhomocysteinase, producing MENVIKDPKLAEKGKKRIEWARRHMPVLQKIREEYAAERPLEGVRVVACLHVTVETANLLSTLTAGGAEIAVAGSNPLSTQDDVAAALAEDGMRVYAFHGENDQEYYDCINRALEIRPHVTLDDGADTIATIHRDRPDLAAEILGGCEETTTGVIRLRALADAGKLLYPVIAVNDAETKMMFDNRYGTGQSTIHGIMNATNFLFAGKTVVVGGYGWCGRGLATRARGMGANVIVVEVEPRKALEAAMDGFRVMSMTAAAPLGDLFVTVTGNVSVIREEHVELMKDQAIVANSGHFNVEIDIPALEEMASGVSEVQENVLEYKMADGRRIYLLAEGRLINLAAAYGHPPEVMDMSFANQALSVRYIAENGRRLDRKVYSVPSEIDKRVAALKLAAMGIEIESLTPEQDKYLHSWETGT from the coding sequence ATGGAGAACGTCATCAAGGACCCGAAGTTGGCCGAGAAGGGCAAAAAGAGGATCGAGTGGGCGAGGAGGCACATGCCCGTCCTCCAGAAGATCAGGGAGGAGTACGCCGCCGAGCGCCCCCTCGAGGGGGTCAGGGTCGTCGCCTGCCTCCACGTCACCGTCGAGACGGCGAACCTGCTGTCGACCCTCACGGCCGGTGGAGCCGAGATCGCCGTGGCGGGCTCCAACCCCCTCAGCACCCAGGACGACGTGGCCGCGGCCCTGGCGGAGGATGGTATGCGCGTCTACGCCTTCCACGGGGAGAACGACCAGGAGTACTACGACTGCATCAACCGGGCCCTGGAGATCCGCCCCCACGTAACCCTCGACGACGGCGCCGACACCATCGCCACCATCCACCGGGACCGACCCGATCTGGCCGCCGAGATCCTGGGAGGGTGCGAGGAGACGACCACCGGGGTTATCCGGCTGCGGGCCCTGGCCGACGCCGGTAAGCTCCTCTACCCGGTGATAGCCGTCAACGACGCCGAGACGAAGATGATGTTCGACAACCGGTACGGTACCGGCCAGAGCACCATCCACGGGATCATGAACGCCACCAACTTCCTCTTCGCCGGGAAGACCGTCGTCGTCGGCGGCTATGGCTGGTGCGGCCGCGGCCTTGCCACAAGGGCGAGGGGGATGGGGGCGAACGTCATCGTCGTCGAGGTGGAACCGAGGAAGGCCCTGGAGGCGGCGATGGACGGCTTCCGGGTGATGTCGATGACCGCGGCGGCGCCCCTGGGCGATCTATTCGTCACCGTCACCGGGAACGTCTCGGTCATCAGGGAAGAGCACGTCGAGCTGATGAAGGACCAGGCGATCGTCGCCAACAGCGGCCACTTCAACGTCGAGATCGACATCCCGGCCCTGGAGGAGATGGCTTCGGGAGTGAGCGAGGTCCAGGAGAACGTTTTGGAGTACAAAATGGCCGACGGCAGGAGGATCTACCTCCTCGCCGAGGGGAGGCTCATAAACCTCGCCGCCGCCTACGGCCACCCGCCGGAGGTGATGGACATGAGCTTCGCAAACCAGGCCCTCTCCGTCCGGTACATCGCCGAGAACGGCCGACGACTCGATAGGAAGGTCTACTCCGTCCCATCGGAGATCGACAAGCGGGTCGCCGCCCTGAAGCTCGCGGCGATGGGGATCGAGATCGAGTCCCTGACCCCAGAGCAGGATAAGTACCTCCACAGCTGGGAGACGGGGACCTGA
- a CDS encoding MBL fold metallo-hydrolase: MDLEVTLLGTGVGIPHSGRAQAGLVIRAEEPILFDCGAGALLRLAEAGLSPLEVDLVLLTHLHLDHVSDLLPLAKARWLMGESEMEVYGPEGTAGWFEAVRGLYSYLKDLDVSFTVVNPGDEFCLNGLRIRAREAVHSIPALGYRIESETKSVVYSGDTEPVESIRLLAEGADLLVHECSFPEPFVITNHATPRRLGLTFKGAGVKRIVLTHLYPQTVGFEEAMVRDVLEGVGPGVEVEIGRDLQRISI; this comes from the coding sequence ATGGACCTGGAGGTCACCCTTCTTGGAACCGGGGTCGGGATCCCCCACTCGGGCCGGGCCCAGGCGGGCCTTGTGATCAGGGCCGAGGAACCTATCTTGTTCGACTGCGGCGCTGGCGCCCTGTTGAGGCTCGCGGAGGCGGGGCTCTCGCCCCTGGAGGTCGACCTCGTCCTCCTCACCCACCTCCACCTCGACCACGTCTCCGACCTCCTCCCCCTGGCCAAGGCCCGGTGGCTAATGGGCGAAAGCGAAATGGAGGTATACGGCCCCGAGGGGACTGCAGGGTGGTTTGAGGCGGTCCGGGGGCTTTACTCTTACCTGAAGGACTTGGACGTATCTTTCACCGTCGTAAATCCCGGAGACGAGTTCTGCCTAAACGGCCTGAGGATCAGGGCACGCGAGGCGGTCCACAGCATTCCAGCCCTCGGATATCGGATCGAATCTGAGACGAAGTCTGTCGTCTACTCGGGGGACACCGAGCCGGTGGAGTCGATAAGGCTCCTTGCCGAAGGCGCGGACCTCCTGGTCCACGAGTGCTCCTTTCCCGAGCCCTTCGTCATCACCAACCACGCAACCCCCCGGCGGCTCGGCCTGACCTTCAAAGGCGCCGGCGTCAAGAGGATAGTCCTCACCCACCTCTACCCCCAGACCGTCGGCTTCGAGGAGGCGATGGTCCGGGACGTCCTGGAGGGCGTCGGCCCCGGCGTCGAGGTTGAGATCGGGCGGGATCTGCAGAGAATATCAATTTAG
- a CDS encoding FmdE family protein, whose translation MEEDFNEVVKFHGHTCPGIAIGYRVARYVKNHYKRSEDEELVAIVENSSCSVDAIQSLLGCTFGKGNFIFKDHGKHVYTFYSRDHNKAIRIYVKNVLPRTDPTAMKRFFAGEMTPEERERFLKLREEATNYILTAPDEDLLVVRQVDIPAPPKARIHPSLECQECGEAFMEVRGRTAAGKIVCEECYQKFVA comes from the coding sequence ATGGAAGAGGATTTCAACGAAGTGGTCAAGTTTCACGGCCATACCTGCCCTGGCATCGCCATAGGCTACCGGGTGGCCAGGTACGTCAAGAACCATTACAAAAGGTCCGAGGACGAGGAGCTGGTGGCGATCGTCGAGAACAGCTCATGCAGCGTCGACGCCATCCAGTCTCTCCTCGGCTGCACCTTCGGGAAGGGGAACTTCATCTTCAAGGACCACGGAAAGCACGTCTACACCTTCTACTCGCGAGACCACAATAAGGCGATTCGGATCTACGTCAAAAACGTCCTCCCCCGGACCGATCCCACCGCCATGAAGAGGTTCTTCGCAGGGGAGATGACCCCCGAGGAGAGGGAGAGGTTCCTGAAGCTCCGGGAGGAGGCTACAAACTACATCCTCACCGCCCCCGACGAGGATCTGTTGGTGGTCCGACAGGTCGATATCCCCGCGCCGCCGAAGGCCCGAATCCACCCCTCCCTCGAGTGCCAGGAGTGCGGCGAGGCCTTCATGGAGGTCCGAGGGCGGACGGCGGCAGGCAAGATCGTCTGCGAGGAGTGCTACCAGAAGTTCGTGGCCTAG
- a CDS encoding DUF3467 domain-containing protein, with translation MEFALEIVKADKFRQIYAVGAMGGHSPYDFRMAFYNDSPKAVVQDGKQVSVMERRVETELILSPLAAKELADWLNNHIKEYERQFGEIKKPGGRKAGPEESAPIQGYM, from the coding sequence ATGGAGTTTGCTTTGGAGATCGTCAAGGCCGATAAGTTCAGGCAGATCTACGCCGTGGGGGCGATGGGAGGCCACAGCCCCTACGACTTCAGGATGGCCTTCTACAACGACTCGCCGAAGGCCGTAGTCCAGGACGGAAAGCAGGTGAGCGTCATGGAGAGGAGGGTGGAGACGGAGCTGATCCTCTCTCCCCTCGCCGCAAAGGAGCTCGCCGACTGGCTGAATAACCACATAAAAGAGTACGAGCGGCAGTTCGGCGAGATAAAAAAGCCGGGGGGGAGGAAGGCCGGACCGGAAGAGTCCGCTCCCATCCAGGGCTACATGTGA
- a CDS encoding tetratricopeptide repeat protein, with amino-acid sequence MRSKEKILVHKGMDRVKRNEFEEAIGFFDQVLEMNPENADAWNNKGVALFQLGRPEEALAAYDRAHQADPESREPLRNRAFVLRTMGRFEEALEVYEGIITEEPEASDFRNLATVLVGMGLLEEALGALMEAANIEPSISIEREIEALRRVMMEVAIRAEFGGVLPGEGGGAERPGEG; translated from the coding sequence ATGAGATCAAAGGAGAAGATCCTCGTCCACAAGGGGATGGATCGGGTGAAGAGGAACGAGTTCGAGGAGGCCATCGGCTTCTTCGACCAGGTCCTGGAGATGAACCCCGAGAACGCCGACGCCTGGAACAACAAGGGCGTCGCCCTCTTCCAGCTGGGACGGCCAGAGGAGGCCCTCGCCGCCTACGACCGGGCCCACCAGGCCGACCCTGAAAGCCGCGAGCCCCTCAGGAACCGGGCCTTCGTCCTCCGGACGATGGGGCGGTTCGAGGAGGCCCTCGAAGTATACGAGGGGATCATCACCGAAGAGCCGGAGGCCTCCGACTTCCGGAACCTCGCCACCGTCCTGGTGGGGATGGGCCTCCTGGAGGAGGCCCTGGGAGCCCTGATGGAGGCGGCGAATATCGAGCCGTCGATCTCCATCGAGAGGGAGATCGAGGCCCTGAGGCGGGTGATGATGGAGGTGGCGATCCGGGCGGAGTTCGGCGGCGTCCTTCCGGGGGAGGGAGGCGGGGCGGAGCGGCCCGGCGAAGGATGA
- a CDS encoding Lrp/AsnC ligand binding domain-containing protein, translating into MKGFVMINAEPGSEKAVYDALTAIRGVREVVPVYGETDFIAIADVEGIADLNMIVLKVREIHGVTSTETILGMELKF; encoded by the coding sequence TTGAAAGGTTTCGTCATGATCAACGCAGAGCCGGGGTCCGAGAAGGCGGTATACGACGCCCTCACCGCGATCCGGGGTGTCCGGGAGGTGGTCCCGGTCTACGGGGAGACGGACTTCATCGCCATAGCCGACGTGGAGGGGATCGCCGACCTGAATATGATAGTCCTCAAGGTCCGGGAGATCCACGGCGTCACCTCCACCGAGACGATCCTGGGGATGGAGCTGAAGTTTTAG
- the mutS gene encoding DNA mismatch repair protein MutS: MAKISPLMDQYFGMKEECGDALLLFRMGDFYETFGPDAEIAARVLNITLTSRQKDKEGNRIPLAGIPHHALDAYLPKLVAAGYKVAICEQVEDPRKAKGLVKREIIRVITPGTILEPSMLEEGSNNYLASIVEDDGKIGLSLLDVSTGEFLATELLATGGKLSTELAKFRPAECLIPRSAESLVGDGEGMMVQRLDDADFALVGARARLADHFGGERVERWGLPAHPAAARACGAVLTYLQSARLPALDHIAEVRLYSPEDFMVLDETTLRNLEIFRNIRDRSKRGTLVDFLDETTTPGGSRTLRKWLQMPLLSHEDIERRLDAVEELVGDPLLRADLREALRGGGDLERVVGRTSCGTASPKDLRALKGSIEGLPRIVAILTAARSEELVRLRERLEIGPLGEVADLIGRAIADDPPSAIREGGIIRDGYDPELDGLRSLLREGRGWIARMERQERDRTGIKSLRVGYNNVFGYYIEVTKANLSAVPPEYIRKQTLAGGERFITPELKEMESRVLSAQERSASLEEEIFISVRREAAAKSREILERGEALGELDVLVTLAAVAADGEFVRPQLNDRGEISMRASRHPILERAMRGGFVANDVDLDGRSNRVIILTGPNMAGKSTYMRQIALAIILAQIGSFVPAAFASISPVDRIFTRVGAYDDLSAGQSTFMIEMTELAKILSSATSKSLILLDEIGRGTSTFDGLAIAWSVTEHIHNRVRGKAVFATHYHQLTQLAGVLPGVKNYNMAVKEEGETVLFLRTVVPGATDRSYGIHVAKLAGVPEAVVARAKEILREIEGEAVIEPLAGGPRRRRGGPKYTQLIFFQEPKPRAEGEDGPGFMGEGHAPTDGGGVEILKEMRDLDVNGLTPLEAINKLSEYQRRLLEDSDGEN, encoded by the coding sequence ATGGCCAAGATCTCACCTCTGATGGATCAGTACTTCGGGATGAAGGAGGAGTGCGGCGACGCCCTCCTCCTCTTCCGGATGGGCGACTTCTACGAGACCTTCGGCCCCGACGCCGAGATAGCGGCCCGGGTCCTCAACATCACCCTCACCTCCCGGCAGAAGGACAAGGAGGGAAACCGGATCCCCCTCGCCGGGATCCCCCACCACGCCCTCGACGCCTACCTCCCCAAGCTCGTCGCCGCCGGCTACAAGGTCGCCATCTGCGAGCAGGTGGAGGACCCCAGGAAGGCGAAGGGGCTCGTCAAAAGGGAGATCATAAGGGTGATCACCCCCGGGACGATCCTTGAGCCCTCGATGCTGGAGGAGGGGTCGAACAACTACCTGGCATCGATCGTCGAGGACGACGGCAAGATCGGCCTCTCCCTCCTGGACGTCTCCACCGGGGAGTTCCTGGCGACGGAGCTTCTGGCCACCGGCGGAAAGCTCTCAACGGAGCTTGCGAAGTTTCGGCCCGCCGAGTGCCTCATCCCCCGGTCCGCCGAATCCCTCGTCGGCGATGGAGAGGGGATGATGGTGCAGAGGCTTGATGACGCCGACTTCGCCCTCGTCGGAGCAAGGGCCCGCCTCGCCGACCACTTCGGCGGAGAGAGGGTGGAGAGATGGGGCCTCCCGGCCCACCCCGCGGCGGCGAGGGCCTGCGGTGCCGTCCTCACCTACCTCCAGTCGGCCCGCCTCCCGGCCCTGGACCACATCGCAGAGGTGAGGCTCTACTCGCCGGAGGATTTCATGGTCCTCGACGAGACGACCTTGCGGAACCTGGAGATATTCAGGAACATCCGCGACCGTTCCAAACGGGGGACCCTCGTCGATTTTCTGGACGAGACCACCACCCCCGGAGGGTCGAGGACCCTCCGGAAGTGGCTTCAGATGCCCCTTTTATCCCATGAAGATATAGAGCGCCGCCTCGACGCCGTCGAGGAGCTGGTCGGCGACCCCCTCTTGAGGGCGGACCTCCGGGAGGCGCTGAGGGGTGGAGGCGACCTGGAGCGGGTCGTCGGCCGGACCTCCTGCGGCACCGCCTCCCCGAAGGACCTGAGAGCCCTCAAGGGGTCCATCGAGGGGCTCCCCCGGATCGTCGCTATCCTGACGGCGGCGAGGTCGGAGGAGCTCGTCCGCCTCCGGGAGAGGCTCGAGATCGGCCCCCTGGGGGAGGTGGCGGACCTGATCGGGAGGGCCATCGCCGACGACCCCCCCTCGGCGATCCGGGAGGGGGGGATCATCCGGGACGGTTACGACCCCGAGCTGGACGGCTTGCGGTCCCTCCTGCGGGAGGGGCGGGGCTGGATCGCCAGGATGGAGCGGCAGGAGCGGGACCGGACGGGGATAAAGTCCCTCCGGGTCGGGTACAACAACGTCTTCGGCTACTACATCGAGGTGACGAAGGCAAACCTCTCGGCGGTGCCACCGGAGTACATCAGAAAGCAGACCCTGGCGGGGGGGGAGCGGTTCATAACCCCCGAGCTGAAGGAGATGGAGTCCCGGGTCCTCTCCGCCCAGGAGAGGTCGGCGTCCCTGGAGGAGGAGATCTTCATCTCGGTGAGGAGGGAGGCGGCGGCAAAGTCCCGGGAGATCCTGGAGAGGGGCGAGGCTTTGGGCGAGTTGGACGTCCTCGTCACCCTGGCGGCCGTGGCCGCCGACGGGGAGTTCGTGAGGCCCCAGCTGAACGACCGGGGGGAGATCTCCATGAGGGCCTCCCGCCATCCGATCCTGGAGAGGGCGATGCGGGGGGGCTTCGTCGCCAACGACGTCGACCTCGACGGGAGATCCAACCGCGTCATCATCCTGACGGGCCCCAACATGGCCGGGAAGTCGACCTACATGCGGCAGATCGCCCTCGCCATCATCCTCGCCCAGATCGGGTCCTTCGTCCCCGCCGCCTTCGCTTCCATCTCTCCGGTCGACAGGATCTTCACCCGGGTCGGGGCCTACGACGACCTCTCGGCGGGGCAGAGCACCTTCATGATCGAGATGACGGAGCTGGCGAAGATCCTCAGCTCTGCCACCTCCAAGAGCCTCATCCTCCTCGACGAGATCGGTCGAGGGACGAGCACCTTCGACGGCCTCGCCATCGCCTGGTCCGTCACCGAGCACATCCACAACCGGGTCCGGGGAAAGGCGGTCTTCGCTACCCACTACCACCAGCTCACCCAGCTCGCGGGAGTCCTCCCCGGCGTCAAGAACTACAACATGGCCGTCAAGGAGGAGGGGGAGACCGTCCTCTTCCTCCGGACCGTCGTCCCCGGAGCCACCGATCGGAGCTACGGGATCCACGTCGCAAAGCTCGCCGGGGTCCCCGAGGCGGTGGTGGCCAGGGCCAAGGAGATCCTCCGGGAGATCGAGGGGGAGGCGGTGATCGAGCCCCTGGCCGGGGGCCCCCGCCGGCGAAGGGGCGGCCCCAAGTACACCCAGCTGATCTTCTTCCAGGAGCCCAAGCCTCGGGCCGAAGGGGAGGACGGACCGGGCTTCATGGGGGAGGGTCACGCCCCCACCGACGGGGGGGGGGTCGAGATCCTGAAGGAGATGAGGGATCTGGACGTCAACGGCCTCACACCCCTCGAGGCGATAAACAAGCTATCAGAGTACCAGAGGAGGCTCCTGGAGGATTCAGATGGCGAGAATTAA